One genomic segment of Chryseobacterium phocaeense includes these proteins:
- the rplX gene encoding 50S ribosomal protein L24, whose protein sequence is MSKLKIKRGDNVIVTTGKKGLKGSTGEVIEVIKKEGRDPRVIVAGLNIVKKHVKPSASNPQGGITEKEASIHISNVALVGKDGKAIKIGYKIEGDKKVRINKKTGETL, encoded by the coding sequence ATGTCAAAGTTAAAAATAAAAAGAGGAGATAACGTAATCGTAACTACAGGTAAGAAAGGTCTTAAAGGTAGTACCGGTGAAGTTATTGAAGTGATCAAGAAAGAAGGAAGAGATCCTAGAGTGATCGTTGCAGGTCTTAACATCGTTAAAAAACACGTTAAGCCTTCAGCTTCTAACCCTCAGGGGGGAATCACTGAAAAAGAAGCTTCTATTCATATCTCAAACGTAGCTTTAGTTGGTAAAGACGGAAAAGCAATCAAAATCGGTTACAAAATCGAAGGAGATAAGAAAGTAAGAATCAACAAGAAAACGGGTGAAACTTTATAA
- the rplE gene encoding 50S ribosomal protein L5, translated as MEFIARPKNTYKEKIVPAMMEEFGYKSVMQVPRLEKIILSQGLGDATADKKIIDYAVEELTMITGQKAVGTISKKDEAAFKLRKGMPVGAKVTLRAHKMYEFLDRLTSSALPRIRDFSGIKADGFDGRGNYNLGITEQIIFPEIVIDKVKKIQGMDITFVTTAKTDKEAKALLTHFGLPFKKN; from the coding sequence ATGGAATTTATAGCAAGACCCAAAAATACATACAAAGAGAAAATTGTTCCTGCAATGATGGAAGAATTTGGGTACAAATCAGTAATGCAAGTACCTAGATTAGAAAAAATCATCCTGTCCCAAGGATTAGGTGATGCCACTGCAGACAAGAAAATCATTGATTACGCTGTAGAAGAATTAACAATGATTACCGGCCAGAAAGCTGTAGGTACCATCTCTAAGAAAGACGAAGCGGCTTTCAAATTGAGAAAAGGTATGCCAGTAGGAGCTAAAGTAACATTGAGAGCTCATAAAATGTATGAATTCTTAGACAGACTTACTTCTTCTGCTTTACCACGTATCAGAGATTTCTCTGGTATCAAAGCAGATGGGTTCGATGGTAGAGGTAATTACAACTTAGGTATTACTGAGCAGATTATCTTCCCTGAAATCGTAATTGACAAAGTGAAAAAAATCCAGGGGATGGACATCACTTTCGTAACAACTGCGAAAACAGATAAAGAAGCGAAAGCATTATTAACTCACTTCGGTTTACCATTTAAAAAGAACTAA
- the rpsN gene encoding 30S ribosomal protein S14: MAKESMKARERKREALVAKYADKRKALKEAGDYEGLQKLPKNASPVRLHNRCKLTGRPRGYMRTFGISRVTFREMANNGLIPGVRKASW, from the coding sequence ATGGCTAAAGAATCAATGAAAGCGCGTGAGCGCAAAAGAGAAGCACTAGTTGCTAAATACGCTGACAAAAGAAAAGCTTTAAAAGAAGCTGGTGATTATGAAGGTCTTCAGAAATTACCTAAAAATGCTTCTCCTGTAAGATTACACAACAGATGTAAACTAACAGGAAGACCAAGAGGATACATGAGAACGTTTGGTATTTCCAGAGTAACTTTCAGAGAAATGGCAAACAACGGTCTTATCCCAGGTGTAAGAAAAGCCAGTTGGTAA